From Eleftheria terrae, the proteins below share one genomic window:
- a CDS encoding molecular chaperone Tir, with the protein MSADVYCSLVVDLCQLIGLPDADEVLRRGAIEVEGFEVLLGHFESDPQAMYLNFHFGIVTAGRTLRTFQLLLESNLTVYAQDQAQLGLNPDTGGVLLIVRVPLTPDIDAAWLAETLTHYTEHGRYWRDNILNASDEMFTGICAGDYFWVKA; encoded by the coding sequence GTGAGCGCAGACGTCTATTGCAGCCTGGTGGTGGACCTGTGCCAGCTGATCGGCCTGCCCGACGCCGACGAGGTGCTGCGGCGCGGCGCCATCGAGGTGGAGGGCTTCGAGGTGCTGCTGGGGCACTTCGAGTCCGACCCGCAGGCGATGTACCTCAACTTCCACTTCGGCATCGTCACCGCCGGGCGCACGCTGCGCACCTTCCAGTTGCTGCTCGAATCCAACCTCACCGTCTATGCCCAGGACCAGGCCCAGCTCGGGCTCAACCCCGACACCGGCGGCGTGCTGCTGATCGTGCGGGTGCCGCTGACGCCGGACATCGATGCCGCGTGGCTGGCCGAGACGCTGACGCACTACACCGAGCATGGCCGCTACTGGCGCGACAACATCCTCAATGCCAGCGACGAGATGTTCACCGGCATCTGCGCCGGGGACTACTTCTGGGTCAAGGCCTGA